A stretch of Gossypium hirsutum isolate 1008001.06 chromosome A06, Gossypium_hirsutum_v2.1, whole genome shotgun sequence DNA encodes these proteins:
- the LOC107943298 gene encoding ras-related protein RABA1f: MGAYRADDDYDYLFKVVLIGDSGVGKSNLLSRFTKNEFSAESKSTIGVEFATRSIHVDDKVVKAQIWDTAGQERYRAITSAYYRGAVGALLVYDVTRRVTFENVQRWLKELRDHTDPNIVIMLVGNKADLRHLRAVAAEDAKAFAERENTFFMETSALESLNVENAFTEVLAQIYRVVSRKALDIGDDPAALPKGRTINVGSKDDVSAVKGAGCCST; this comes from the exons ATGGGAGCTTATAGAGCTGATGATGATTATGATTATTTGTTTAAGGTTGTGTTGATCGGTGATTCTGGTGTTGGAAAATCCAACCTATTGTCTAGATTTACGAAGAACGAGTTTAGCGCTGAGTCTAAATCCACCATTGGTGTTGAGTTTGCAACTCGTAGCATTCATGTTGATGATAAGGTTGTTAAAGCTCAAATTTGGGACACTGCTGGACAGGAAAg GTACCGTGCAATTACCAGTGCGTATTATCGAGGTGCCGTCGGTGCTTTACTAGTCTACGATGTCACTCGTCGTGTTACGTTCGAGAATGTACAAAGGTGGCTTAAGGAACTCCGAGACCACACCGATCCAAACATTGTGATTATGCTAGTCGGGAACAAGGCCGACCTGCGTCACTTGCGAGCTGTTGCAGCCGAAGATGCTAAAGCTTTTGCCGAACGAGAGAACACTTTTTTCATGGAAACATCTGCACTTGAGTCTTTAAATGTTGAGAATGCCTTCACCGAAGTGTTGGCCCAGATCTATCGTGTCGTAAGCAGGAAAGCTCTTGACATCGGAGATGATCCGGCAGCTTTACCTAAAGGTCGGACGATCAATGTTGGATCTAAAGACGATGTATCGGCTGTGAAAGGAGCTGGATGTTGCTCGACTTAA